The Congregibacter litoralis KT71 genome contains a region encoding:
- the ruvA gene encoding Holliday junction branch migration protein RuvA, with amino-acid sequence MIGRISGTLLQKQPPEILVDVGGVGYELQVPMTTLFQLPALGEVVTLLTHHAVREDAQTLYGFVSARDRELFRHLIKVNGVGPKLALTILSGMDGERFARAVHDDDLSALVALPGVGKKTAERLLIEMRDRVSGWLEPGPGESANLGQAGPSSDKLGDAEGALVALGYKPAEAARLVARVDNDDISDSEELIRLALRSTVRGQ; translated from the coding sequence TTGATCGGTCGAATATCAGGAACCTTGTTGCAGAAGCAGCCGCCAGAGATTCTGGTAGACGTGGGCGGTGTCGGCTACGAGCTGCAGGTGCCCATGACCACGCTGTTTCAGCTACCCGCGCTGGGGGAGGTGGTGACACTCCTCACGCATCATGCGGTGCGCGAAGATGCGCAGACGCTCTACGGTTTTGTCAGCGCCCGGGACCGGGAGTTGTTCCGGCATTTAATCAAGGTGAATGGCGTCGGCCCGAAACTGGCCCTGACCATTCTGTCGGGTATGGACGGCGAACGCTTTGCGCGGGCCGTCCACGACGATGATCTCAGCGCTCTCGTGGCGCTTCCGGGCGTCGGTAAAAAAACCGCCGAGCGGCTCCTCATTGAAATGCGTGATCGCGTCTCCGGCTGGCTGGAACCCGGGCCCGGGGAGTCCGCGAATCTCGGACAGGCAGGACCAAGCTCCGATAAACTGGGCGATGCCGAGGGCGCCCTGGTGGCCTTGGGCTACAAACCCGCAGAGGCGGCGCGATTGGTGGCTCGGGTGGATAACGATGACATCTCCGACAGCGAAGAATTGATACGCTTGGCGCTGCGATCAACGGTTCGCGGCCAATAA
- the ruvC gene encoding crossover junction endodeoxyribonuclease RuvC — protein MAIILGIDPGSQKTGFGIISTLNGKNSYITSGVIRLPKGALPERLRIIAESVAELVELHGPTELSVEQVFLAKSADAALKLGQARGAAIVPCVLRGLEVSEYSARQIKQSVVGTGAADKAQVQHMVKALLKLPGAPQEDAADALAAALCHAHTREGLVRVVGATAIRRGRLR, from the coding sequence ATGGCAATAATTCTTGGCATTGATCCCGGGTCCCAGAAAACGGGCTTTGGCATCATCAGTACCCTCAACGGTAAAAACAGCTATATCACCAGCGGCGTTATCCGGCTGCCGAAAGGGGCCTTGCCCGAGCGTCTGCGAATTATTGCTGAGAGTGTTGCGGAACTGGTGGAGCTCCACGGGCCCACGGAGTTGTCTGTGGAGCAGGTTTTTCTGGCCAAGAGTGCCGATGCGGCGTTGAAGCTGGGTCAGGCCCGGGGGGCTGCGATCGTGCCCTGTGTGTTGAGGGGGCTGGAGGTCAGCGAGTACTCCGCACGGCAAATCAAACAATCCGTGGTGGGCACGGGAGCCGCAGATAAAGCCCAGGTCCAGCATATGGTGAAGGCGCTGCTAAAACTTCCTGGAGCCCCTCAGGAGGATGCTGCGGACGCTCTGGCGGCGGCCCTGTGCCACGCCCACACCCGGGAGGGATTGGTGCGTGTGGTCGGTGCCACAGCTATTCGCCGCGGGCGCCTGCGCTAG
- a CDS encoding YebC/PmpR family DNA-binding transcriptional regulator, with product MAGHSKWANIKHRKAAQDAKRGKMFTKLIRELVVAAKQGGPLPEDNPRLRAAVDKALGSNMTRDTIDRAIARGAGNNEADDVEELTYEGYAPGGVAVLVEVMTDNRNRTVAEVRHAFSKRGGNLGTDGSVAYLFERKGQISFAPGTDEEQVMEAALEAGAEDVEAADDGSIEVTTAWEDLSAVKTTLEASGLEPAESEVTMIASTTVPVDASGAETVMGLIDALEELDDVQNVYSNVDIPDEVLEAMS from the coding sequence ATGGCTGGACATAGTAAGTGGGCCAATATCAAGCATCGCAAAGCGGCTCAGGATGCCAAGCGCGGAAAGATGTTTACCAAGCTCATCCGGGAGCTTGTGGTGGCGGCGAAGCAGGGCGGGCCTCTCCCCGAGGACAATCCCCGGTTACGCGCTGCCGTGGACAAGGCTCTGGGCTCCAACATGACCCGCGACACCATTGATCGTGCCATCGCGCGCGGCGCGGGGAACAACGAAGCGGATGATGTCGAGGAACTGACCTACGAAGGTTACGCCCCCGGAGGCGTTGCGGTGCTGGTCGAGGTCATGACGGACAACCGCAACCGCACCGTAGCCGAAGTGCGTCATGCCTTCAGCAAGCGCGGCGGCAACCTGGGCACGGATGGATCCGTTGCCTACCTCTTTGAGCGTAAGGGGCAGATCAGCTTTGCACCGGGAACCGATGAAGAGCAGGTCATGGAAGCGGCTCTGGAAGCCGGCGCTGAAGATGTAGAAGCAGCGGATGATGGCTCCATCGAAGTAACCACGGCCTGGGAGGATCTCTCAGCGGTAAAAACCACGCTGGAAGCATCCGGACTGGAGCCCGCGGAGAGCGAAGTCACCATGATTGCCTCTACCACGGTACCCGTGGACGCCAGCGGCGCTGAAACCGTGATGGGACTCATCGACGCCCTGGAAGAGCTGGATGATGTGCAGAACGTCTATTCCAATGTGGATATCCCCGATGAAGTCCTTGAGGCGATGTCCTGA
- the aspS gene encoding aspartate--tRNA ligase: protein MRSHNCGLLRSADIDETVTLCGWVDRRRDHGGVIFLDLRDRDGIVQVVFDPDTEEHFATADRVRSEYVLKVTGRVRARSEATVNPSMPTGEIEVLGKEIEVLNTAATPPFQLDEHTSVGEEVRLRYRYMDLRRPEMQQRLRLRSEVTDAVRRFLHGEGFLDIETPILTRATPEGARDYLVPSRTHPGQFFALPQSPQLFKQLLMVSGFDRYYQIAKCFRDEDLRADRQPEFTQIDIETSFMDEAGIMEITERMVRGLFKAVLDVDLPDFPHMTWAEAMERFGSDKPDLRIPLELVSVDDLMQQVDFKVFRGPADDPLGRVAALKVPGGASISRKEIDDYTRYVGNYGARGLAWIKVNDLAAGVEGLQSPILKFMPEDVVASMMERLGVANGDIVFFGADRAGIVNEALGALRIKVGSDQGLVGDGWAPLWVVDFPMFEDDGDGGWTPLHHPFTAPACDLATLREHPGEALSRAYDMVLNGTELGGGSVRIHNLETQEAVFDILGIDPEEAREKFGFLLDALKYGAPPHGGLAFGLDRIVMLMSGAASIRDVIAFPKTQTAACVMTEAPGTVGAAQLRELHIRLREQEKKTGDS from the coding sequence ATGCGCAGCCATAACTGCGGCCTTCTTAGAAGCGCTGATATCGATGAAACCGTCACCCTCTGCGGTTGGGTGGACCGACGCCGAGACCACGGCGGCGTTATTTTTCTCGATCTGCGCGACCGGGACGGCATCGTCCAGGTGGTATTTGATCCTGACACCGAAGAGCATTTTGCGACCGCCGATCGCGTGCGCAGCGAGTATGTGCTCAAGGTCACGGGGCGGGTGCGTGCTCGAAGCGAAGCAACGGTCAATCCCAGCATGCCCACGGGTGAAATCGAGGTGCTGGGTAAAGAGATCGAGGTACTGAATACCGCCGCAACGCCGCCTTTTCAACTGGATGAGCACACCTCCGTGGGGGAAGAGGTTCGTCTGCGTTATCGCTACATGGATCTTCGCCGTCCCGAGATGCAGCAGCGTCTGCGCCTGCGGTCTGAAGTGACCGACGCTGTACGTCGTTTCCTCCATGGGGAGGGCTTTCTGGACATCGAAACGCCGATCCTCACGCGGGCGACCCCCGAGGGCGCACGGGATTACCTCGTGCCCAGTCGAACCCATCCGGGGCAGTTCTTTGCTTTGCCCCAGTCGCCACAGCTTTTTAAGCAGCTGCTCATGGTCTCGGGCTTTGATCGGTACTACCAGATTGCCAAGTGTTTCCGCGATGAGGATCTTCGCGCAGACCGCCAGCCGGAATTCACCCAGATCGATATTGAAACCTCGTTTATGGACGAGGCGGGGATCATGGAGATTACCGAGCGCATGGTGCGGGGACTCTTCAAGGCAGTGCTGGACGTGGACTTGCCCGACTTCCCCCATATGACCTGGGCGGAGGCCATGGAGCGTTTCGGTTCCGACAAGCCCGATCTGCGCATTCCCCTGGAACTGGTCTCCGTGGATGATCTGATGCAGCAGGTGGATTTCAAGGTTTTCCGCGGCCCTGCCGATGACCCCCTCGGTCGCGTGGCGGCGCTGAAGGTGCCCGGCGGCGCGTCAATCTCCCGCAAAGAAATTGACGATTACACCCGCTACGTAGGCAACTACGGCGCCCGGGGTCTCGCCTGGATCAAAGTGAACGATCTTGCTGCGGGCGTGGAGGGGCTGCAGTCACCGATTCTTAAGTTTATGCCCGAAGATGTTGTGGCCTCCATGATGGAACGCCTCGGCGTCGCCAATGGGGATATTGTTTTCTTTGGTGCGGACCGCGCCGGAATCGTCAACGAAGCCCTGGGTGCGCTGCGCATCAAGGTGGGTAGCGATCAGGGGCTGGTCGGGGATGGCTGGGCCCCGCTGTGGGTTGTCGATTTCCCCATGTTTGAAGACGATGGCGATGGTGGCTGGACGCCCCTTCACCACCCCTTTACCGCACCGGCCTGCGACCTGGCGACCCTGCGGGAGCATCCCGGTGAGGCTCTCTCCCGGGCCTACGATATGGTGCTCAACGGCACCGAGCTTGGCGGGGGCAGCGTGCGTATTCACAACCTCGAAACCCAGGAAGCGGTATTCGATATCCTGGGCATCGACCCCGAGGAAGCGCGGGAGAAGTTCGGCTTTCTCCTCGATGCTCTCAAGTATGGGGCGCCACCCCATGGCGGACTGGCCTTTGGTCTGGACCGCATCGTGATGCTCATGAGCGGCGCGGCATCGATTCGCGACGTGATTGCCTTTCCCAAAACCCAAACTGCTGCCTGCGTCATGACCGAGGCACCGGGCACCGTGGGTGCGGCGCAACTTCGGGAGCTGCATATCCGTTTGCGGGAGCAGGAAAAGAAGACCGGGGATAGCTGA
- a CDS encoding FmdB family zinc ribbon protein, producing MPIYEYQCTECGELHEALRKISDPPLTDCPACGKASLRKKVSAAAFRLAGSGWYETDFKSGNKKNLAGDSADTGAKDAGSKESSKKDTAPGKPAKASSGGDSSAA from the coding sequence ATGCCCATATACGAATATCAGTGCACTGAGTGCGGTGAGCTCCACGAAGCTCTGCGTAAAATCAGTGATCCCCCGCTTACCGATTGCCCGGCCTGTGGCAAGGCATCCCTGCGTAAAAAGGTCTCTGCCGCAGCCTTCAGGCTTGCAGGCAGCGGCTGGTACGAGACGGACTTCAAGAGCGGTAACAAGAAAAATCTCGCTGGTGACAGTGCTGATACGGGTGCCAAAGACGCCGGCAGCAAAGAGAGTTCCAAAAAAGATACCGCTCCCGGTAAGCCTGCGAAGGCGTCCTCCGGTGGCGATAGCTCCGCCGCTTGA
- a CDS encoding HU family DNA-binding protein, whose product MATRKAAAKKAPAKKKAVAKKAPAKKAAAPVKKPAPALKEKMTKTQVMASIAESTGLTKKQVGDVMTELETLIERSIKKRAVGEFTLPGLMKITTVKKPAVKARKGINPFTGEETMFKAKPASVAVKVRPLKKMKEFAQS is encoded by the coding sequence ATGGCGACACGCAAAGCAGCAGCAAAGAAAGCTCCGGCCAAGAAAAAAGCAGTAGCCAAAAAGGCACCTGCCAAAAAAGCCGCAGCCCCCGTCAAGAAGCCAGCACCCGCACTCAAAGAGAAAATGACCAAGACCCAGGTCATGGCCAGCATTGCTGAGAGCACAGGTCTGACCAAGAAGCAGGTCGGCGATGTGATGACTGAGCTGGAAACACTCATTGAGCGCAGCATCAAGAAGCGTGCGGTAGGCGAATTCACGCTGCCGGGTCTTATGAAGATCACGACGGTCAAGAAGCCTGCGGTCAAGGCTCGCAAGGGAATCAACCCCTTCACCGGCGAAGAGACTATGTTCAAGGCGAAGCCAGCGAGCGTTGCGGTAAAAGTTCGCCCATTGAAGAAAATGAAGGAGTTTGCCCAGTCCTGA
- a CDS encoding proline--tRNA ligase: MRSSEFLITTHKETPADAEIISHRLMLRAGLIRKLSSGLYTWMPMGLRVLRKVERVVREEMDASGALELAMPMVQPAELWEESGRWEQYGPELLRIQDRHQRDFCLGPTHEEVITDIVRNEISSYKQLPLNLYQIQNKVRDEIRPRFGVMRAREFLMKDAYSFHADATSLEATYGVMHGAYTRIFERLGLDFRPVMADSGSIGGNTSHEFHVLADSGEDAIAFSDGSDYAANIERAETVDQQAQRPAPAKALNKVATPGVKTIADLCAALELAPETTVKTLIVEGAEEGLVALVIRGDHELNSVKAEKHPLVASPLRMATEEEAEAACGAGFGSIGPVGLSLPIVADFSAAACADFYCGANSREEHFEGANWDRDISDYQSADLRNVVAGDPSPDGKGQLQIRRGIEVGHIFQLGTKYSEAMNARVLDETGRNVTLSMGCYGIGVSRIVAAAIEQNHDDRGIIWPSAMAPFQLAIVPLNMHKSAAVAEAAETLHQECLALGIEVLMDDRNERPGVKFADMELLGIPHRIVIGDRSLAEGEIEYQGRRDADSQRVALTEAMSFITAQLTSGS, encoded by the coding sequence ATGCGCAGTAGCGAGTTTCTCATCACTACGCACAAAGAAACCCCGGCAGACGCGGAGATCATCAGCCACCGGCTTATGCTCCGCGCCGGACTCATCCGCAAGCTGTCCTCAGGGCTTTACACCTGGATGCCCATGGGGCTTCGGGTGCTACGCAAGGTAGAGCGCGTTGTCCGCGAGGAAATGGACGCGTCGGGCGCCCTGGAACTGGCCATGCCCATGGTCCAGCCCGCGGAGCTGTGGGAGGAATCCGGTCGCTGGGAACAGTACGGTCCCGAATTGCTGCGCATTCAGGACCGGCACCAGCGGGACTTTTGCCTCGGGCCCACCCACGAGGAAGTCATTACCGACATCGTGCGTAACGAAATCAGCAGTTATAAACAGCTCCCTCTGAATCTGTATCAGATTCAGAACAAGGTCCGCGATGAGATTCGCCCCCGCTTTGGCGTGATGCGCGCCCGGGAGTTTCTTATGAAAGATGCCTACTCCTTTCACGCCGATGCGACCTCACTGGAGGCGACCTACGGGGTCATGCACGGAGCCTATACCCGGATATTTGAGCGCCTGGGCCTGGATTTTCGTCCGGTGATGGCCGATAGCGGCAGCATCGGAGGCAACACCTCCCATGAGTTTCACGTCCTCGCGGATTCCGGAGAAGACGCCATCGCCTTTAGCGACGGCAGCGATTACGCTGCCAATATCGAGCGAGCCGAGACCGTCGATCAGCAGGCGCAGCGACCGGCACCGGCAAAAGCGCTGAATAAAGTCGCCACCCCCGGCGTTAAAACCATCGCGGACCTCTGCGCCGCGCTCGAGTTAGCACCAGAGACTACCGTGAAGACCCTCATTGTGGAGGGCGCCGAGGAGGGCCTTGTGGCCCTGGTGATCCGCGGTGACCATGAACTCAATAGCGTCAAGGCGGAGAAACACCCGCTCGTGGCAAGCCCCCTGCGCATGGCGACAGAAGAGGAAGCCGAGGCAGCCTGTGGCGCCGGCTTTGGCTCCATCGGTCCCGTGGGTCTCTCCCTACCCATTGTTGCGGACTTCAGCGCAGCGGCCTGCGCGGACTTTTACTGCGGTGCCAACAGCAGGGAGGAACATTTCGAGGGAGCGAATTGGGACAGAGATATCAGCGACTACCAGAGCGCTGATCTGCGCAACGTGGTCGCTGGCGATCCCAGTCCCGACGGCAAGGGGCAGCTGCAGATTCGCCGCGGCATTGAGGTAGGACACATCTTTCAGCTGGGGACCAAGTACAGCGAGGCCATGAACGCCAGGGTCCTCGACGAAACCGGCCGCAATGTCACGCTGAGTATGGGGTGCTACGGCATTGGTGTGAGCCGCATTGTGGCCGCCGCCATCGAGCAGAACCATGACGACCGCGGAATTATCTGGCCCAGCGCCATGGCACCCTTCCAGCTCGCCATCGTGCCTCTGAACATGCACAAGTCCGCCGCGGTTGCCGAAGCCGCAGAGACGCTGCACCAGGAGTGCCTGGCCCTGGGAATCGAAGTGCTGATGGATGATCGGAACGAGCGCCCGGGCGTAAAGTTTGCCGACATGGAGCTCCTGGGCATTCCCCATCGCATCGTCATTGGCGATCGCTCCCTGGCGGAAGGCGAGATTGAATATCAGGGACGTCGGGACGCCGACTCCCAGCGCGTAGCCCTGACCGAGGCCATGAGCTTTATCACCGCGCAACTGACATCGGGTAGCTGA
- a CDS encoding lytic transglycosylase domain-containing protein yields the protein MLRPLLYLCITTLLSVAAAASAQSDGATDGEAREALRQFLEANIAASESFDDRFDAEVWLVDMGARLTRYVPDADKRLQLLRQVHAAASRSDLAPELVLAVIEVESHFDRFAVSRVGAQGLMQVMPFWKDEIGRPGDNLTNNLTNLDYGCRILQFYLQRENGVLPRALAAYNGSSGSATYSDKVKTAWREHWRTGNLDWSD from the coding sequence TTGCTCCGGCCTCTGCTGTATCTCTGTATCACGACGCTGTTGAGCGTCGCGGCCGCAGCCTCTGCGCAGAGCGATGGCGCCACCGATGGCGAGGCCCGGGAAGCACTGCGACAATTTCTCGAAGCCAACATCGCCGCCAGCGAGAGCTTCGATGACCGCTTCGACGCGGAAGTGTGGCTCGTGGACATGGGGGCAAGGCTCACGCGCTACGTTCCCGATGCCGACAAACGACTGCAATTACTTCGACAGGTGCACGCCGCGGCAAGCCGCAGCGACCTGGCACCGGAGCTGGTGCTGGCCGTGATTGAGGTAGAAAGCCATTTTGATCGCTTTGCCGTATCCCGCGTTGGCGCGCAGGGGCTGATGCAGGTTATGCCCTTCTGGAAAGACGAGATCGGTCGTCCCGGCGACAATCTCACGAACAATCTCACGAATCTTGACTACGGATGCCGGATTCTGCAGTTCTATCTCCAACGGGAAAATGGCGTGCTCCCCCGGGCCCTCGCCGCCTACAACGGCAGCAGCGGCAGCGCCACCTACAGCGACAAGGTTAAGACCGCCTGGCGGGAGCACTGGCGAACCGGCAATCTCGATTGGAGCGACTAG
- a CDS encoding helix-turn-helix transcriptional regulator has translation MSALTLLSEWNRDLARAVGALGRDTFFPALISAVRERVPIAYPQIWLYHRDLPPSVLYHEIPPAAVASQIDAYLEGPYREDPFFQASINRPKNRIYLLSRLTAGRLESSSYYNDYYADTGTVDEAIFLSQLQGGSVINLSMMRLPEQGAFNEDEFQLLYSLADPISELLRIHSEFDAFAVENLIQPGIDHQIDLAFRTFGTSLLSPREKGVLELMLRGYGTDTTADRLSIARETVRRHRKSIYRKLDVNSQTDLFSLFLNTMSCLGEAAGDDPLKIYMGPS, from the coding sequence ATGAGCGCACTGACATTACTCAGTGAGTGGAATCGTGATCTGGCCCGCGCCGTGGGCGCCCTGGGTCGTGACACCTTCTTCCCGGCGCTGATCTCCGCCGTGCGGGAGCGGGTCCCCATCGCCTATCCGCAAATCTGGCTTTACCACCGCGACCTCCCGCCCAGCGTGCTCTACCATGAGATACCACCGGCAGCCGTCGCCTCCCAGATCGACGCCTACCTTGAGGGTCCCTATCGCGAAGATCCTTTTTTTCAGGCCTCCATTAACCGGCCGAAGAACCGCATTTATTTGCTGTCCCGTCTTACCGCCGGACGCCTGGAATCCTCCAGCTATTACAACGATTACTACGCCGACACGGGCACCGTCGACGAGGCGATATTTTTATCCCAGCTTCAGGGCGGCAGCGTTATCAATCTGTCGATGATGCGCCTGCCGGAGCAGGGCGCTTTCAACGAGGACGAGTTTCAGCTCCTCTACTCCCTGGCGGACCCGATTTCAGAATTGTTGCGCATACACAGTGAGTTCGACGCTTTCGCCGTAGAAAACCTCATCCAACCGGGTATTGATCACCAGATCGACCTGGCTTTCAGGACCTTTGGCACCTCCCTGCTCTCTCCCCGGGAAAAAGGCGTCCTGGAACTGATGCTGCGAGGCTACGGCACGGACACCACGGCCGACCGACTGTCCATCGCCCGGGAGACCGTGCGCCGCCATCGCAAGAGCATTTATCGCAAGCTGGATGTGAATTCGCAAACCGATCTGTTCTCCCTGTTTCTCAACACCATGTCCTGTCTGGGCGAAGCAGCGGGCGACGATCCTCTGAAGATCTACATGGGCCCCTCCTGA
- a CDS encoding glutamine synthetase family protein: MALEVDWFLRAYPRISMIEALLPDSNGVLRGKWLPRNKLAKVYKGELKFPKTALSLDIWGRDVEELVFATGDEDGVCLPVEGSLLPTPWSPNQRHGQLMLTMFRPGGSPYLGDPRQVLKRVVARYHARGWRPVVAAELEFSLIKWDGKHPRHSGEKPYRGEPIGGNLYGLDVLQQNQAMLEQIHRACHLQSLPFDGVVKESAPSQYEINMQHVDNPVLAARQILMMKHAIKEIAQQHGLVASFMPKPFADEAGNGLHVHCSVIDRDGKNVFDDGTEFGTPKLRHAIGGCLQHMADSFAIFAPSFNAYRRFQKGSHAPTTPNWGYENRTVAVRVPAGSSRARRLEHRVAGADANPYLVFAVILAAALDGIERNLTPKAPISGDGYSQLDAEELPIYMQDALRLFGESSFISTALGPEMQRNFGLTKAQELAEFQRHITSLEYHAYVERL, translated from the coding sequence ATGGCGCTGGAAGTAGACTGGTTTCTGCGCGCCTACCCCAGGATTTCGATGATTGAGGCGCTGCTGCCTGACAGTAACGGCGTTCTCCGGGGTAAATGGCTGCCGAGGAACAAGCTGGCCAAGGTCTATAAAGGGGAGCTCAAATTCCCCAAGACCGCTCTTTCTCTCGATATCTGGGGTCGCGATGTTGAAGAGCTGGTGTTTGCCACCGGTGACGAGGACGGTGTGTGCCTGCCCGTCGAGGGCTCTCTGCTTCCCACCCCCTGGTCCCCGAACCAGCGCCACGGCCAGCTCATGCTCACCATGTTCCGACCCGGCGGCTCCCCCTACCTCGGTGATCCCCGCCAGGTCCTCAAGCGGGTGGTCGCCCGCTACCACGCCCGGGGCTGGCGTCCCGTCGTGGCCGCGGAGCTGGAGTTCAGTCTCATCAAATGGGATGGCAAGCATCCCAGACACAGTGGCGAAAAACCCTACCGGGGCGAACCCATTGGCGGCAACCTCTACGGGTTGGACGTGCTTCAACAGAACCAGGCCATGCTTGAGCAGATACATCGCGCCTGCCACCTCCAAAGCCTTCCCTTTGATGGTGTGGTGAAGGAATCCGCGCCCTCGCAGTATGAAATCAACATGCAGCATGTGGACAACCCGGTACTCGCTGCCCGGCAGATTCTGATGATGAAGCACGCCATCAAAGAAATTGCCCAGCAGCATGGCCTGGTCGCGAGCTTTATGCCCAAACCCTTTGCAGACGAAGCGGGCAACGGCCTCCACGTGCACTGCAGCGTGATTGACCGAGACGGTAAGAACGTCTTTGACGACGGCACGGAGTTCGGCACCCCGAAACTACGCCACGCCATCGGCGGCTGCCTGCAGCATATGGCCGACTCTTTCGCCATCTTTGCACCCAGCTTCAACGCCTACCGACGATTTCAGAAGGGCAGCCACGCGCCCACCACACCCAACTGGGGCTACGAAAACCGCACCGTTGCGGTGAGAGTGCCCGCGGGCAGCAGCAGAGCCCGACGTCTGGAGCACCGGGTGGCCGGCGCGGATGCCAACCCCTATCTGGTGTTTGCCGTCATCCTCGCTGCCGCCCTGGACGGCATCGAGCGGAACCTCACGCCCAAAGCACCCATCAGCGGCGACGGCTACAGCCAGCTGGACGCGGAGGAGCTGCCCATTTACATGCAGGACGCCCTGCGCCTGTTCGGAGAGTCCAGCTTTATCAGTACCGCCCTGGGTCCGGAAATGCAGCGGAATTTTGGCCTGACCAAGGCCCAGGAACTGGCGGAATTTCAGCGCCATATCACCAGTCTCGAGTATCACGCCTACGTCGAACGACTCTAG
- a CDS encoding endonuclease/exonuclease/phosphatase family protein, with the protein MTRCPFTLCASAIFLVTLLSSHASQSAPPHRTVDACATALGTPSSVAAAPLPGLLRIRSWNVMKFDLPGAEEELRDHISHSDLMLLQESVRGLKAGSETLPYRYFSPGYKRGEEATGVEIRSRFSADVVCELQFYEPWLRTPKAVSVLRLPFREAAILLINLHAINFTLTVDDYRAQFMALSPLIRSHTGPAIIAGDFNHWNPWREEALLSWSRNMDLNEVSFTLDWRSRHVGAAVDALFLRGFGVVARGAFPTRQSDHHAIAASLVPLRDLPAGEADSHAQDAQPAPGH; encoded by the coding sequence ATGACCCGCTGCCCTTTCACGCTCTGCGCTTCGGCTATTTTTCTTGTCACTCTGCTCTCCAGCCACGCCAGCCAGAGCGCTCCGCCACACCGGACCGTTGACGCCTGCGCGACGGCCCTGGGGACGCCGTCTTCCGTGGCAGCGGCCCCACTCCCCGGGCTCCTGCGAATCCGCAGCTGGAACGTCATGAAGTTTGATCTGCCAGGGGCCGAAGAGGAGCTTCGGGATCACATCAGCCACAGTGACCTGATGCTCCTTCAGGAATCAGTTCGCGGCCTCAAAGCCGGCTCAGAGACACTTCCCTATCGCTATTTCAGTCCCGGCTACAAACGCGGCGAGGAAGCCACGGGCGTGGAAATCCGCAGTCGCTTCTCTGCTGATGTCGTCTGTGAACTGCAGTTTTATGAACCCTGGCTCAGAACCCCCAAAGCGGTGAGCGTTCTGCGCCTGCCCTTTCGGGAAGCCGCAATCCTGCTGATCAATCTCCACGCCATTAACTTCACGCTGACCGTCGACGATTACCGCGCGCAATTCATGGCCTTGAGTCCCCTGATTCGCAGCCATACGGGGCCGGCGATCATTGCCGGAGATTTCAATCATTGGAATCCCTGGCGGGAAGAAGCGCTTCTGAGCTGGTCCCGCAACATGGATCTGAACGAGGTCAGTTTTACCCTCGACTGGCGCAGCCGCCATGTGGGCGCCGCCGTGGATGCCCTGTTTTTACGCGGTTTCGGAGTAGTCGCCCGGGGGGCCTTCCCTACGCGGCAATCGGATCACCATGCCATCGCCGCCAGCCTTGTGCCCCTCAGGGATTTACCGGCGGGAGAGGCGGATAGTCACGCTCAAGACGCGCAACCAGCGCCAGGGCACTGA